The following nucleotide sequence is from Pangasianodon hypophthalmus isolate fPanHyp1 chromosome 8, fPanHyp1.pri, whole genome shotgun sequence.
agtctctctttctcttcctctctctctctctctctctctcacacacacacacacacacacacacacacacagtctctctctctctctctcacacacacacacacacacacacacaaaactagtCCTAAAATGATACCTTTATCAGTGTTTATGCAGTGCTGATGATGTTCTCCTGAACTGCAGGCTCTTCTGATGGAACGTTCATGGGAACTTCACACAGAACTGCTGGAATGTCTGCTGTCGTCTCCTGTGCTTCCATTTCTGGAGTTAATATCACTTCTGGTTCTGGTATACCTTCTAGCATGACCATCAGTTCTGGTTCTGGTGATACCAGAGTTTCTCGAATTGCTGTCACTTCTTGGACTTCCATCACTTCTGTAAATGCTTCCATTTTTGGTGTTGTCACATCTGGAGCTTCTAGTAATGGTACTTTTGGGGCTTCCATCACTTGAGCTTCTATTTCGGCAACTGAAACTTCTGGAGATGATACTTCTAGAGTTTCTTTTGGAGTTGTTAATTCTGAAACTGTTATCATAAATTCTGGTTCTTTCTTCACTTCTGAAGTGGAAATTTCCTGAGCTGCTTCTATCTCTGGAACTGGCATCACTTCTGGAACTGCTTCCATTTTTGGTGGTGTCATCATATCTGAAGTTTCTAGTGATGGTACTTCTGATACTGCAATATCTTCTAGAATTTCAGCTTCAGTACTCAGAATCACTGCTGGAGCTTCTATCACCTCTGGAGCTTCCAGTGTTGgtgcttcttttatttctggTGCTATCATCTGTTCTGGAGCTCTGGCTCCTTCTGCAGCTCTGACTTCTTCTGGATCTCCGACATCTTCCAGAGCTCTAACCTCTTCTGGAGCTCTGACATCGACTGTAGCTCTGACGTCTTCTGGAGCTCTGACTTCTTCTGTAGCTCTGACTTCTTCTGGAGCTCTAACTTCTTCAGGAGCTCTGACATCTTCTGGAGCTCTGACGTCTTCTGTAGCTCTAACTTCTTCTGTAGCTCTGACTTCTTCTGGAGCTCTAACTTCTTCGGGAGCTCTGACATCTTCTGGAGCTCTGACGTCTTCTGTAGCTCTAACTTCTTCTGGAGCTCTGACTTCTTCTGGAGCTCTAACTTCTTCGGGAGCTCTGACATCTTCTAGAACTCTGATGTTGTCTGAAGCTCTAACTTCTTTGACTTCTTCTGGAGCTGAAGTTTCtggtcttttcttctcttctggAATGGAAATCTCTGGACCTTCTGTTTCTGAAACATGGACTTCTGTTGCAGCTTCCACTTCTGTGGTTTCTATCACTTTGTGTTTTGTGGCTTGAGGAGTCAGCAGTTCTGGGACGGACGTCACTTCTGGTTCTGAAACTGGAACTTTTGCTTGAGCTTTCAACTGAGTTTTTTTGGGTTGTTTAAGAATTGGAGCAGAAACACCACACACTCCTGAGTTTCTTTTTCCAGTAATTACATTCTGATCCTCCAGAACTCTCCACTGTCCctgctgttcacacacacacacacacacacacacacgttatgtATTTCttcaataaaacacttcacaaatATCACACTACTTAAAATAGTAGAGCTTAGAGGATTTAATGCGGGTTGTATGtagcactgagagagagagagagtgtgtgtgtgtgttttgtgaaaaACAGAATCACAAGAAATCCTCTCACTGAACAACACAACCAAAAGAGGCAAAGAATgcaacactctctctctctctctctctctctcagtgctacataaacacaacacacgTTTATTAAAGTCCAAATCACagtctttgttttttaatagctcatcagtgtgtgtgtgtgtgtgtgtgtgtgtgtgtgaatttctaTTATAATCCTTATTGTAAATAATCTCATTTTCAATCAATAGATCTGAATagctacactgtaaaaattacTCATCttcttaataaaacaaaatgaagtacCTGATTATAACCTGCACTTTTCTAATTCTTACGCTGCTGAACAAGCTGCACTGTTGTGTCGACTGAAGTAAAATTGGCCTAAATAATAAACTATCTAACTAataaactaactaactaataaactaactaataaactaataataacttCAGCCAAGGAAATTTTTCTACCTTGAACTCTCTCCCTGCTGTAGATCAGAAAAATACGCTGAACAGATGCAGCTAAAACTGAGTCAACTTTAAATCGCTTGTCCAGTCGATGAATAAAATTATACTGCGCAAAGTCTAAAGGCCTCTTGCAATCAGACGCATAAGACTGAGTGCAAAATGtcccatttttaacaaaaaagcaAAGCCTTATAGCAAAAAATAAgagcttttatttctttatcttaAACTTTGTAAACTTagcaaaatataaatgttcttACTCCACAAGTCATATGAGAATTTTTAGAATGTTGTTTACATACAGAAAAACGACTGAAGTGCAACTTCAACAACAATttgttaaaaagaacaaaatcagtttttttagTAAAAGCTCacaaaaaatatgaatgtgtaAATAGCACATGTTGTAAGAAACCCACAAGAAAACAACACAGTTAAAAAATGGTGCATTGCAACTGACGTAAAAGACTAGAGGTCGAATATGCTGACTGAGTacttataaaaacatttataatttcatatgaaatgaatggtagctaactagctaagctAGCAAGAATTAGCCGTCTGTTCTACTTACTAACTAAATTATATCAGGTAtgtatgtaaacacacacatgaacacacacacatcacatgccGGCATTCAGGTGTGATACACTCGTCTTAATGTTGTctttacagtgtaaacccatatgaggatgggttctctgttgagtctggttcctctcaaggtttcttcctatcaccatctcagggagtttcccttgccaccgtcgccctgcttgctcatcagagacgtcacacacacacacttcactttactttcgtttgtgtaaagctgctttgagacaatgacctttgtaaaaaagcgctatacaaataaaaatgaattgaattgaatttgaggTTCAGTGAAAACTGTTCTTAGCTATCTATATAACTCATGCTGGCTAGCTCAACCTAGCTGGTGTTAGACATATTTGGAAAACTTTtgcttagttttattttattttacagtctatctatctatctatctatctgtctatctgtcagtTATTTTGAGTGAAACAGGTGGTGCTGTAATTAACACCCGATTAGTGTCAGTGTTTCTCAGCagcagagacacaaacacaccaaatgTGACATCCTGTCTGTCTCTACGTCTGTTTCTCCCTCTGttctcagatgtgtgtgtgtgtgtgtgtgagacagagaaagagagagagagggagagagagaggaggtttagtttatttttatccCATGACTCTAAGCCCTGTCTATTTAAACTATTTCAAAAACTAACAGTGGCGTGACAGACAATAAAGTTTTCTGAATCTGATATTCctgtaacatatatatatatatatatgatattctacttttcactcaagttgttgtcagtaataaaatttgtaataataattgttgtattaaattagaaaagaattcAAAATAGTAGCATTTTCACTAGTACTCACTTTTGGgctctactgtgtgtgtgtgtgtgtgtgtgtgtgtgtgcgcgagtgtctGCATTCTTTATCCTTTTATTATCATTCCTGTAAAATTCtacacaataaatattttgtaaatttattaactAAGTAAAATTCAACACTCTTCCCTccttcactcattcatccactCTTTACTCTCACTGTTTCCTCCTTCACTCATTCATCTGATCTTTCTCACGTTCATTTGAATTATTACTGAAAAGGTCCCAAACTCCATCCACGCTACACACTAAATTACACAATAAACTAcccaataaacaaaacaaaacaaaacaaaactaaaccaAACACTACATTACGCACTGCACTGTGCTGAACAATAATAAAGTGTTAGTAAAGGTGTTAATAAAGAGTGTGTCTCTCACCAGCCTCCTCATTCGGCGCTGTCTCTTCTTCCTCTGACTGGGCATCTTCACTGTACGGTCAACAACAGGAGAAAGGACAAAACAGAGGAGAAAGGAGGAGAACAGACTAGAGGTATTAGAGGAATGAACAGATTAAAGAGGAGAactttgttaaattaaattaagtgaATGAGAAACAGAGCAGAGTGAAAAAGTGAAGAAGGAGAAATCACTCCGACTGAGCTCAGTCATCTGAATGCACAGAGTTTAACTGGATCTGAAGTGGGCgggatacacacactcacacacacacacacacacacacaagtgtcaAGCCTCAGTGAGTGCTGAACTCAGGAACATGTTGTACTGTCCATATAggaacatacaacacacacagactgtctGGTTTGTGTCATGTTAAAGTGAGTGTAAGCATGATGTTTCTTGTCTTCacctcagaacacacactgcacatttttaTAAGCATAAAcatgtaaagctgtaaaaataaactgaataaaacatgaagagCTGATTTTAAAAAGCCTCAAGCTAAAATTCCACCAGAACTTTGTTAAAAACACGTTAAACACTACACATCTGCACAAACTACACACAGAGTTTAAAGTTTAATACAAACTATGTATATCAGTATAACTAATAAACCTGGTAgatgtgtataatataaatatataaatataaataatataaaagaacacaaaatatCTCTTCCATGGATGGAGGCCTTGTGGTGGTGAAAGAGTTTGTGTGTTTCTACAGTTATGGCACTTGCTCTTATGCAGAGAGACTTACATTTcctctcatttatacaactgagcagttgagggttaagggccttgctcaggggcccagcaaCAGCAGTAGGTTGGTGGTGTtggggtttgaactcatgaccgACTGATCATTAGGCCAACGTCTTAGCCACTGAGCTGTGTGGCACTAGCCACAGTAACCTCGTGGTGATCTgtaggctgtccatatgggggccatcctcagcagcagtgagtgattttcaggtgactGAGGCTCTAAgaagaagtagggcatcaggattgatcaggcaggtccagagagcagaagtcaggatcactggtatctcaggagaagcatgtgtagctcgacacagagagagcgagagagacagacagacagacagacggagacaGAGAGCTCAGCTTATTAGGTATGCTTTTGTCTTCTAATGGTAGAAGATGTACATTGTGCTCAAAGTGCAAATAGGGACTCCAGCACAACTAGATATGACATCATAActaactggaaggctgttccataactctggggctttgtaagagaaagctctgcccctgGTGTAGtcttcactattcaaggtaccaacaaatagcctgcaccttttgatcaaagcagGAATTCCTCAAGTTTATGAAGCTGGGGGTGAAACATATAACTGTGTCATCGGCATAACAGAGAAAGCTGTTCTCTTAACACCAACAGCATTTTCTAGTCTGTCAAGGAAAATAGCATGATCAACggtgtcaaaagctgcactaagatcaagcagcacaagcaaggagacacaaccctgatcagaggccagtagtaggtcatttaccactttaaccagcgctgtctctgtgctatgatgaggcctaaatcctgactgatacatttcatgaatgttattcctatgtaagtatgagcatagctgctgtgctacaaccttttctaggaccttggagataaaggggaggtttgatattggtctatagttagacagctgacaggggtcaaggtcaggtttttaatcaggggtttgataactgctaatttaaaagatttaggtacatagtcaatgctaagggaagaattgtttatctttagaagaggtttgattgtttctggaattatctgtttgatgCGGAAATTAGCTAAATTAGATCGGTCTCTTGAAGGGAGGTAAAGCATTCTAATCACTGATCTAATGTGGTTGTATTGTCATTTACATGGTCAGTTATCAAGTTATCTGGCTTTAAATTAATATTGATGGTGTACAATTtggaatactaccaatttagtctGATGCTATTTACATTCTAATTTCCAAgaggtctgttttaaggtgcatgtgtgatcATAGCATGTGATCAGATTAATTATACATGGGATCCTAGGGAAAGTTCCTATTTTACAGGTGTTACTCTGAGATTTTATTTCCGTCCAGATCAGCCATGTCAGTATTTTTCTCCatcctctgagaaaattacaggccaaATCACCTaatgtttttcaccaaactcagcGCTTGTCTTGATAATTTTAGTCTGGATACAAGTCtgtgattttctatgcagataTCACTTCATGTTGGACAAAAAGATGTTTGAGTTTAGTTAATCTTGAAGCGTATGTAGCGGTGATCCTCCCCCAGAATTAAAACACTtcccaaaatgaaaaataagaaattcactcctcctgtggtaactttattGCTGTCCGGATGTGAGAGTTTTATAACTGAGGAGAAAAAATTTATTACATACATTCCCCTGATAAACTACTCCAATCTGAATAGGTCTATAGTGAACAGGTCTGAGGGAAGAGGACAGACACTGATCCTAAACATGATCAGTGAGTGTTCCTGCCCAGATTAGAGTTACTGTGACCCGCTCCTGGAGTCAGGCCTCGAGATGGAGACCAATGTAACAATGGTCTCGCAACCTACGAGATGAAGGGTGGGGTTTAGGTGCAGTGGGATTCGGGCAGCAGGCATGTGATGGGCAATCTTGTTGGACTAGAAATTCACAATGGAAACTGATTTTTCACTTCACTGGTGGGGAAAGAGCCGGAGTTAGTATGAAAGATGGAAATGTCTGGTTTAGATATAAACTTTTTTGGTCTTACATCCACACACAGTACAGGTTCTGGTACTGCAGTACAAAACTTCTTCATTGGGGTGGTTTCTTTCCTACTTCAGAGTTCCCACAGGagttatgctgcatttgaccTACCTTGAAAGCAGGACATCAGAACTTGGAACTACATCATTTTCGACCTCCATGTATTTGAGTTACAAAGTGGGAAATAAACACAGATACATCTATGTTTGTCTTCTGTTAGCAACAAGGTAAGGAGCTTACAGTGATGAGTGCTGTATATTAATCTCTCAGAACTGTGAGctgtagtgttagtgttatagatttaacaagtgaatatgtctgtatactgattgatctaaagctaatacgtgtatatacactataactCATTGTAAAGGTAAGAcgtgctgctgtgttttctgCTGATACTGATACAGCTCACTTCCTGCTTAAcagctcacttcctgttttcactaCACATTTCATGAAGACACTCCAAGACCTGTTTAATcctaaatacatttttatttggataAACTCACAACATGACCAGGATTGTAATGTGAGGATGGTGATCAGACTGCAGTTGTCAGTAAAGCAGCAGTGATGAGAATAAACGCTGACGTTAAAGGAAAAAGACGTAGAACAGTGATCTGATCCTCGTCCAGTTAACCTCACCGATACTGTAAGTGTGGCCAAACAGGAAACAAGGGCAAGGCTGCAGACCAGTTcctgtgatgtcacttcctgttcctgtgcAGTGCGTCTCTGTATTTCGAGGTCTGGTACTGGTCGGACTCAAGGTGTTCAGGTGAAGTGTTGAGGGTGATGTACACgcgacctctgacctctgtgaCCTTGTGAACTCTCTGTTTGACCCCTTCAGAGCACCAGCGTGGTTTCAGAGGCTTCACTGAAGGATCCACAGCCTGGTACACAccttcaccatcacacacactgatcttaTATTTATGCCACggacacacaatacacacacgcCCCGCtacctcctacacacacacacacacacacacacacacacacacacacacatacacacacacgcacgcacacacacacatacacacgcacacaaacgaGAAAGAGGAAATCAAGAGATAAACGTGTGATTGTCCGAAGCTAAATGCACTAGAAATGCTAAAGAGGCTGAACGATGCTAAACAGGTAAACATGCGAAGCCTAAACTGCACTGAGGAGGTTAAAGAAGCTAAATATGCTAACAATGCTAAAGTAGCTACATGAGGAAAATGGCGTCACCTCGATGTCTCCGTTCTGCAGAGGACCTCCAGCATCTAATACACAACCAACAGACAGGGACACGCTgtcagtgacacacacactcactcactcactcacacacacacacacacactcatacacacactgacacacacacacacactcactcatacacactcacacacacacacacgcacacacacactcacacacactcatacacacactcactcatacacacacacacactcactcactcactcacacacactcatacacactcactcatacacacgcacacacatcatacacactcactcacacacacactcatacacactcacacgcacacacacacactcactcatacacacacacacacgcacacacactcactcactcacacacactcatacaaactcactcatacacacacactcatacacacacaaacacacacactcagtcactcatacacacactcatacacacactcactcatacacacacacacacacactcacacacacacgttcacacacacacgctcacacacacacactcatacacacactcatacacaaacacacactcatacacactcatacacacactcactcacacacacacacacactcactcactcacacacacacacacacacacactcactcatacacactcacacacacacactcatacactgactcactcatacacacacacacacacactcatacacactcatacactcactcactcatacatacacacacacacacacactcacacacactcacacacacacacacactcatacacacacacacactcatacagactcacacacacacactcacacactcatacacactcatacactcactcatacacacactcactcacacacacacacacacactcagacacacactcacacacacacactcatacacacactcattcatacacacgcacacacacacactcactcacacacactcactcatacacactcacacacacatacacacactcactcacatacactcactcacacacactcatacacacacacactcatacacactcacactcatacactcactcactcatacacacacacacactcacacactaacacacacactcactcactcactcacacacacacacatgcacacacacgcacactcactcatacacacacacacacacactcactcatacacacacacactcatacacactcacacacacacactcactcatacacacacacacacactcatacactcactcactcatacacacactcactcacacacacacacacacacactcatacacacacacacacacacacactcactcatacacacacacactcatacactcactcaatcatacactcactcactcatacacactcacacacacatacacacactcatacacacacacactcacacactcactcacacacactcatacacacacacacacacacacacactcacacacactcacacacacacacactcatacacacacacacacacacacacacactcatacactcactcacacactcacacacacacacacactcactcatacacacacacacacacacacactcactcatacacacacacactcatacactcactcaatcatacactcactcactcatacacactcacacacacatacacacactcatacacacacacactcacacactcactcacacacactcatacacacacacacacacacacacactcacacacactcacacacacactcactcatacacacacacacactcactcactcactcacacacactcatacacactcactcatacacacgcacacacatcatacacactcactcacacacacactcatacacactcacacgcacacacacacactcactcatacacacacacacacgcacacacactcactcactcacacacactcatacaaactcactcatacacacacactcatacacacacaaacacacacactcagtcactcatacacacactcatacacacactcactcatacacacacacacacacacactcacacacacacgttcacacacacacgctcacacacacacactcatacacacactcatacacaaacacacactcatacacactcatacacacactcactcacacacacacacacactcactcactcacacacacacacacacacacagactcactcatacacactcacacacacacacactcatacactgactcactcatacacacacacacacacactcatacacactcatacactcactcactcatacatacacacacacacacacactcacacacactcacacacacacacacactcatacacacacacacactcatacagactcacacacacacactcacacactcatacacactcatacactcactcatacacacactcactcacacacacacacacacactcagacacacactcacacacacacactcatacacacactcattcatacacacgcacacacacacactcactcacacacactcactcatacacactcacacacacatacacacactcactcacatacactcactcacacacactcatacacacacacactcatacacactcacactcatacactcactcactcatacacacacacacactcacacactaacacacacactcactcactcactcacacacacacacatgcacacacacgcacactcactcatacacacacacacacacactcactcatacacacacacactcatacacactcacacacacacactcactcatacacacacacacacactcatacactcactcactcatacacacactcactcacacacacacacacacacactcatacacacacacacacacacacactcactcatacacacacacactcatacactcactcaatcatacactcactcactcatacacactcacacacacatacacacactcatacacacacacactcacacactcactcacacacactcatacacacacacacacacacacacactcacacacactcacacacacacacactcatacacacacacacacacacacacacacactcatacactcactcacacactcacacacacacacacactcactcactgacacacactcatacacactcactcatacacacacacacacatcatacacactcactcacacacacactcatacacactcacacgcacacacacacactcactcatacacacacacacacgcacacacactcactcactcacacacactcatacacactcactcatacacacacactcatacacacacaaacacacacactcagtcactcatacacacactcatacacacactcactcatacacacacacacacacacactcacacacacacgttcacacacacacgctcacacacacacactcatacacacactcatacacaaacacacactcatacacactcatacacacactcactcacacacacacacacactcactcactcacacacacacacacacacacactcacttatacacacacacactcactcatacacactcacacacacacactcatacactgactcactcatacacacacacacacacactcatacacactcatacactcactcactcatacatacacacacacacacacacactcacacacactcacacacacacacacacactcatacacacacacacactcatacacacacacacactcatacagactcacacacacacactcacacactcatacacactcatacactcactcatacacacactcactcacacacacacacacactcagacacacactcacacacacacactcatacacacactcattcatacacacgcacacacacacactcactcacacacactcactcatacacactcacacacacatacacacactcactcacatacactcactcacacacactcatacacacacacacacactcactcatacacacacacactcatacacactcacacactcactcactcatacacacacacacacactcacacactaacacacacactcactcactcactcacacacacacacatgcacacacacgcacactcactcatacacacacacacacacacacacacactcactcatacacacacacactcatacacactcacacacacactcactcatacacacacacacacacactcatacactcactcactcatacacacactcactcacacacacacacacacacactcatacacactcacacacacacacacactcactcatacacacacacacacacactcatacactcactcaatcatacactcactcactcatacacactcacacacacatacacacactcatacacacacacactcacacactcactcacatacactcactcacacacactcatacacacacacacacactcatacacacacacacacacacacacacactcatacactcactcactcatacacacacacacacactcacacacacacacacactcacactcactcacacacacgcacacacacacactcactcatacacacactcacacacacacacacacacacacacactcactcatacacacacaca
It contains:
- the LOC113525689 gene encoding neurofilament heavy polypeptide isoform X1; its protein translation is MPSQRKKRQRRMRRLQGQWRVLEDQNVITGKRNSGVCGVSAPILKQPKKTQLKAQAKVPVSEPEVTSVPELLTPQATKHKVIETTEVEAATEVHVSETEGPEISIPEEKKRPETSAPEEVKEVRASDNIRVLEDVRAPEEVRAPEEVRAPEEVRATEDVRAPEDVRAPEEVRAPEEVRATEEVRATEDVRAPEDVRAPEEVRAPEEVRATEEVRAPEDVRATVDVRAPEEVRALEDVGDPEEVRAAEGARAPEQMIAPEIKEAPTLEAPEVIEAPAVILSTEAEILEDIAVSEVPSLETSDMMTPPKMEAVPEVMPVPEIEAAQEISTSEVKKEPEFMITVSELTTPKETLEVSSPEVSVAEIEAQVMEAPKVPLLEAPDVTTPKMEAFTEVMEVQEVTAIRETLVSPEPELMVMLEGIPEPEVILTPEMEAQETTADIPAVLCEVPMNVPSEEPAVQENIISTA
- the LOC113525689 gene encoding Rieske domain-containing protein isoform X3 yields the protein MSSDEAVSPPIDSYFIGQRDDVIRANRVVTSVNGRDVLVLHHQGALHALDARCYHAGGPLQNGDIEEVAGRVCIVCPWHKYKISVCDGEGVYQAVDPSVKPLKPRWCSEGVKQRVHKVTEVRGRVYITLNTSPEHLESDQYQTSKYRDALHRNRK
- the LOC113525689 gene encoding Rieske domain-containing protein isoform X2, whose protein sequence is MAKYRFSLWITGGGSAQCDTCWPEGGSAQSVPVVMSSDEAVSPPIDSYFIGQRDDVIRANRVVTSVNGRDVLVLHHQGALHALDARCYHAGGPLQNGDIEEVAGRVCIVCPWHKYKISVCDGEGVYQAVDPSVKPLKPRWCSEGVKQRVHKVTEVRGRVYITLNTSPEHLESDQYQTSKYRDALHRNRK